A DNA window from Mastomys coucha isolate ucsf_1 unplaced genomic scaffold, UCSF_Mcou_1 pScaffold21, whole genome shotgun sequence contains the following coding sequences:
- the Syt8 gene encoding synaptotagmin-8 isoform X2, with product MKMGHASNPLSTSAPVDATAGPSLIPDLITRIPSCAPGLGPRWTLFIAILAAGVLLVSCLLCVICCCCHRHRHRKQPKDKETVGLGSARNSTTTHLVQPDVDSLEPCSGGDQQWGRLLLSLEYDFGSHEIRVGLKQAGNLKPEGTADPYACVSVSTQAGRRHETKVHRGTLCPMFEETCCFLVPPTELPKATLKVQLWDFKRFSEHEPLGELQLPLGTMDLQHVLENWYQLGPPGTTEPEQIGELCFSLRYVPSSGRLTVVVLEARGLNPGLAEAYVKVQVMLNQRKWKKSKTSSKKGTTTPYFNEAFVFLVPVSQLQSVDLVLAVWARGVQLRAEPVGKVLLGPRASGQPLQHWADMLAHARRPIAQWHHLRCPREVDRALALQSRVPLLRPRS from the exons ATGAAGATGGGACATGCCTCCAACCCCCTCAGCACCTCTGCCCCAGTTGATGCCACAGCTGGGCCCAGTCTCATTCCAGACCTCATTACTAGGATCCCCT CCTGTGCCCCCGGCCTAGGGCCTCGATGGACCCTCTTTATTGCCATCCTTGCTGCTGGAGTCCTCTTAGTCTCCTGTCTGCTCTGTGTCATCTGTTGCTGttgccaccgccaccgccacagGAAGCAACCCAAGGATAAAGAAACTGTGGGCCTGGGCAGTGCTCGTAACAGCACCACTACTCACTTG GTTCAACCAGATGTGGACTCCCTAGAGCCCTGCTCTGGAGGGGACCAACAGTGGGGACGACTCCTGCTCTCCCTGGAGTATGATTTTGGAAGCCACGAG ATTAGAGTGGGCCTGAAGCAGGCTGGAAACCTGAAGCCTGAGGGCACAGCAGACCCCTACGCCTGTGTCAGTGTTTCCACCCAGGCTGGGAGAAGACACGAGACAAAGGTGCACCGAGGGACTCTCTGTCCCATGTTTGAAGAGACATGCTGCTTTCTG GTCCCACCAACGGAGCTGCCCAAAGCAACTCTGAAAGTGCAGCTGTGGGACTTCAAGCGGTTTTCAGAACACGAGCCACTGGGAGAGCTCCAACTACCCCTGGGCACCATGGACCTTCAGCATGTCCTAGAGAACTGGTACCAGCTAGGCCCTCCAGGGACCACTGAG CCTGAGCAAATAGGGGAGCTGTGCTTCTCTCTGCGCTACGTGCCCAGCTCAGGCCGCCTGACTGTGGTTGTACTGGAAGCTCGGGGCCTGAATCCGGGGCTTGCAG AGGCCTATGTGAAGGTCCAGGTTATGTTAAaccagagaaaatggaagaagagcaAAACATCCTCCAAGAAGGGCACAACTACCCCCTACTTCAACGAGGCCTTCGTCTTCCTGGTTCCCGTTAGCCAGCTCCAG AGTGTGGACCTGGTGCTGGCTGTCTGGGCCCGTGGCGTGCAGCTCCGGGCTGAGCCTGTGGGCAAAGTGTTGCTGGGTCCCCGGGCTTCAGGCCAACCCCTACAGCACTGGGCAGACATGCTGGCCCATGCTCGGCGGCCTATCGCCCAGTGGCACCACCTGCGGTGCCCCAGGGAAGTGGATCGTGCTCTGGCCCTGCAGTCTCGCGTCCCCCTGCTTAGGCCTCGCTCCTGA
- the Syt8 gene encoding synaptotagmin-8 isoform X1: MKMGHASNPLSTSAPVDATAGPSLIPDLITRIPWPRWTLFIAILAAGVLLVSCLLCVICCCCHRHRHRKQPKDKETVGLGSARNSTTTHLVQPDVDSLEPCSGGDQQWGRLLLSLEYDFGSHEIRVGLKQAGNLKPEGTADPYACVSVSTQAGRRHETKVHRGTLCPMFEETCCFLVPPTELPKATLKVQLWDFKRFSEHEPLGELQLPLGTMDLQHVLENWYQLGPPGTTEPEQIGELCFSLRYVPSSGRLTVVVLEARGLNPGLAEAYVKVQVMLNQRKWKKSKTSSKKGTTTPYFNEAFVFLVPVSQLQSVDLVLAVWARGVQLRAEPVGKVLLGPRASGQPLQHWADMLAHARRPIAQWHHLRCPREVDRALALQSRVPLLRPRS, encoded by the exons ATGAAGATGGGACATGCCTCCAACCCCCTCAGCACCTCTGCCCCAGTTGATGCCACAGCTGGGCCCAGTCTCATTCCAGACCTCATTACTAGGATCCCCT GGCCTCGATGGACCCTCTTTATTGCCATCCTTGCTGCTGGAGTCCTCTTAGTCTCCTGTCTGCTCTGTGTCATCTGTTGCTGttgccaccgccaccgccacagGAAGCAACCCAAGGATAAAGAAACTGTGGGCCTGGGCAGTGCTCGTAACAGCACCACTACTCACTTG GTTCAACCAGATGTGGACTCCCTAGAGCCCTGCTCTGGAGGGGACCAACAGTGGGGACGACTCCTGCTCTCCCTGGAGTATGATTTTGGAAGCCACGAG ATTAGAGTGGGCCTGAAGCAGGCTGGAAACCTGAAGCCTGAGGGCACAGCAGACCCCTACGCCTGTGTCAGTGTTTCCACCCAGGCTGGGAGAAGACACGAGACAAAGGTGCACCGAGGGACTCTCTGTCCCATGTTTGAAGAGACATGCTGCTTTCTG GTCCCACCAACGGAGCTGCCCAAAGCAACTCTGAAAGTGCAGCTGTGGGACTTCAAGCGGTTTTCAGAACACGAGCCACTGGGAGAGCTCCAACTACCCCTGGGCACCATGGACCTTCAGCATGTCCTAGAGAACTGGTACCAGCTAGGCCCTCCAGGGACCACTGAG CCTGAGCAAATAGGGGAGCTGTGCTTCTCTCTGCGCTACGTGCCCAGCTCAGGCCGCCTGACTGTGGTTGTACTGGAAGCTCGGGGCCTGAATCCGGGGCTTGCAG AGGCCTATGTGAAGGTCCAGGTTATGTTAAaccagagaaaatggaagaagagcaAAACATCCTCCAAGAAGGGCACAACTACCCCCTACTTCAACGAGGCCTTCGTCTTCCTGGTTCCCGTTAGCCAGCTCCAG AGTGTGGACCTGGTGCTGGCTGTCTGGGCCCGTGGCGTGCAGCTCCGGGCTGAGCCTGTGGGCAAAGTGTTGCTGGGTCCCCGGGCTTCAGGCCAACCCCTACAGCACTGGGCAGACATGCTGGCCCATGCTCGGCGGCCTATCGCCCAGTGGCACCACCTGCGGTGCCCCAGGGAAGTGGATCGTGCTCTGGCCCTGCAGTCTCGCGTCCCCCTGCTTAGGCCTCGCTCCTGA
- the Tnni2 gene encoding troponin I, fast skeletal muscle — MGDEEKRNRAITARRQHLKSVMLQIAATELEKEESRRESEKQNYLSEHCPPLHIPGSMSEVQELCKQLHAKIDVAEEEKYDMEVKVQKSSKELEDMNQKLFDLRGKFKRPPLRRVRMSADAMLKALLGSKHKVCMDLRANLKQVKKEDTEKERDLRDVGDWRKNIEEKSGMEGRKKMFESES; from the exons ATGGGAGA TGAGGAG AAGCGCAACAGGGCCATCACGGCCCGGAGACAGCACTTGAAG AGTGTGATGCTCCAGATAGCGGCCACGgagctggagaaagaagaaagccgCCGTGAATCTGAGAAGCAGAACTATCTGTCAGAACACTGCCCACCGCTGCATATCCCAGGCTCCATGTCTGAAGTGCAG GAACTCTGCAAACAACTGCATGCGAAGATTGATGTGGCTGAAGAGGAGAAATATGACATGGAGGTGAAGGTGCAGAAGAGCAGCAAGGAG cTGGAAGACATGAACCAGAAGCTATTTGACCTGAGGGGCAAGTTCAAGAGGCCCCCACTTCGGAGGGTGCGTATGTCCGCCGATGCCATGCTGAAGGCGCTGCTAGGCTCTAAGCACAAGGTGTGCATGGACCTGAGGGCCAACCTGAAGCAGGTCAAGAAGGAAGACACTGAGAAG GAGCGGGACCTGCGTGATGTGGGTGACTGGAGGAAGAATATTGAGGAGAAGTCTGGCATGGAGGGCCGGAAGAAGATGTTTGAGTCTGAGTCCTAA